In Balaenoptera acutorostrata chromosome 19, mBalAcu1.1, whole genome shotgun sequence, the following proteins share a genomic window:
- the HIPK4 gene encoding homeodomain-interacting protein kinase 4 codes for MATIQSETDCYDIIEVLGKGTFGEVAKGWRRSTGEMVAIKILKNDAYRNRIIKNELKLLRCMRGLDPEEAHVIRFLEFFHDALKFYLVFELLEQNLFEFQKENNFAPLPARHIRTVTLQVLRALARLKELAIIHADLKPENIMLVDQTRCPFRVKVIDFGSASIFSEVRYVKEPYIQSRFYRAPEILLGLPFCEKVDVWSLGCVMAELHLGWPLYPGNNEYDQVRYICETQGLPKPHMLHAACKAHHFFKRNPHPDATNPWQLKSSADYLAETKVRPLERRKYTLKSLDQIETVNGGGAARRLTFPDREALAEHADLKSMVELIKRMLTWESHERISPSAALRHPFVSMQQLRSAHETTRYYQLSLHGCRLSLQGEGKTPVSVVAAVEDGPPYHGPAEEEETVSLGSGPLFREEKALGMQKAIDQLDDLSLQEAGRGLWGETRTDVVPDVLAPLKAAAAGRWVPDSGPEPILAFYGSRLAGRHKARKPPAGSKSNSNFSNLIRLSQASPEEDAPCRGGGWAEGEWRGASVEPPAIPQRDGDGPDIKDMTVDAERPGPEFFDLSSCPGEWLGQPDWTLEGVGGPQAQGLPPRHTHPHGPPRATSFLQHVGGHH; via the exons ATGGCCACCATCCAGTCGGAGACTGACTGCTATGACATCATCGAGGTGCTGGGCAAGGGCACCTTCGGGGAGGTGGCCAAGGGCTGGCGGCGAAGCACGGGCGAGATGGTGGCCATCAAGATCCTGAAAAACGATGCTTACCGCAACCGAATCATCAAGAACGAGCTGAAGCTGCTGCGTTGCATGAGGGGCCTGGACCCGGAGGAGGCGCACGTCATCCGCTTCCTCGAGTTCTTCCATGACGCCCTCAAGTTCTACCTGGTCTTTGAGCTGCTGGAGCAAAACCTTTtcgaattccagaaggagaacaACTTTGCGCCCCTTCCCGCCCGCCACATCCGCACGGTCACCCTGCAGGTGCTCAGAGCCCTGGCCCGGCTCAAGGAGCTAGCCATCATCCACGCCGATCTCAAGCCTGAGAACATCATGCTGGTGGACCAGACTCGCTGCCCCTTCAGGGTCAAG GTGATCGACTTCGGCTCGGCCAGCATATTCAGTGAGGTGCGCTATGTGAAGGAGCCTTATATCCAGTCTCGCTTCTACCGGGCCCCCGAGATTCTGCTGGGGCTGCCCTTCTGTGAGAAGGTGGACGTGTGGTCCCTGGGCTGCGTCATGGCTGAGCTGCACCTGGGCTGGCCCCTCTACCCAGGCAACAACGAGTACGACCAGGTGCGCTACATCTGTGAGACCCAGGGCCTGCCCAAGCCCCACATGCTGCACGCCGCCTGTAAGGCCCACCACTTCTTCAAGCGCAACCCTCACCCCGACGCCACCAACCCCTGGCAGCTGAAGTCCTCGGCCGACTACCTGGCTGAGACCAAG GTGCGCCCACTGGAGCGCCGCAAGTACACGCTCAAGTCACTGGACCAGATTGAGACGGTGAACGGCGGCGGGGCAGCCCGTCGGCTGACCTTCCCCGACCGCGAGGCGCTGGCGGAGCACGCCGACCTCAAGAGCATGGTGGAGCTGATCAAGCGCATGCTGACGTGGGAGTCGCACGAACGCATCAGCCCCAGCGCCGCCCTGCGCCACCCCTTCGTGTCCATGCAGCAGCTGCGCAGCGCCCATGAGACCACCCGCTACTACCAGCTCTCGCTGCACGGCTGCCGCCTCTCCCTGCAGGGGGAGGGCAAGACACCTGTGTCTGTTGTGGCTGCCGTGGAGGACGGGCCCCCCTACCACGGTCCGGCCGAGGAGGAGGAGACCGTGAGTCTGGGCAGCGGGCCTTTATTCCGGGAGGAGAAGGCACTGGGCATGCAAAAGGCCATCGATCAGCTGGACGACTTGAGTCTGCAGGAGGCGGGGCGTGGGCTGTGGGGCGAGACCCGCACCGACGTCGTCCCCGACGTGCTGGCTCCACTCAAGGCCGCTGCTGCTGGCCGCTGGGTGCCCGACTCCGGCCCCGAGCCCATCCTGGCCTTCTACGGCAGCCGCCTGGCAGGCCGCCACAAGGCCCGCAAGCCCCCCGCAGGCTCCAAGTCCAACTCCAACTTCAGCAACCTCATCCGGCTGAGCCAGGCCTCGCCCGAGGAAGACGCCCCGTGCAGGGGCGGCGGCTGGGCGGAAGGAGAGTGGCGAGGGGCCTCTGTGGAGCCGCCTGCCATCCCGCAGCGGGACGGGGATGGGCCGGACATCAAGGACATGACCGTGGATGCTGAG AGGCCAGGCCCTGAGTTCTTCGACCTCAGCAGCTGTCCTGGGGAATGGCTGGGTCAGCCAGACTGGACCCTGGAGGGCGTCGGGGGGCCACAGGCTCAGGGGCTCCCACCACGCCACACCCACCCGCATGGTCCACCCCGGGCCACCAGCTTTCTGCAGCACGTTGGCGGGCACCACTGA